From the genome of Methanosphaera cuniculi, one region includes:
- a CDS encoding ribonuclease HIII yields the protein MKSVKLDDFEVERFMNITRNLHHEKPHQYEQVRIKDNGIVFILYNSKKLVYNENPQTVDLLSLIVNKKRTLCNKKQKTPNNSACNIQSYTYTIGSDETGKGEWFGPLVVCAVCTSQSENHKLQQLGVKDSKKLSLNQIIDLYHKIEKLGIKHEIIALKPFSYNKLYAKFKKDKKNLNHMLAYLHSKCITNLLKQLNTHDVVIIIDKFDSKKMNEYLKIDPEIKVIQESNGERYTPVATSSIIAKYHYEKILKEIEKRYNINTKKTKIEDIDKNILDKVAKTHFKNVQKYLK from the coding sequence ATGAAATCTGTTAAACTTGATGATTTTGAAGTTGAACGTTTTATGAATATAACACGTAATCTTCATCATGAAAAACCACACCAATATGAACAAGTACGTATTAAAGATAATGGTATAGTATTTATATTATATAATTCAAAAAAACTTGTTTATAATGAAAATCCACAGACTGTTGATTTACTTAGCTTAATTGTAAATAAGAAAAGAACACTATGTAACAAAAAACAAAAAACGCCAAATAATTCAGCATGTAATATTCAAAGTTATACTTATACTATAGGCTCTGATGAAACAGGTAAAGGTGAATGGTTTGGACCTCTAGTTGTATGTGCTGTATGTACATCACAAAGTGAAAATCATAAACTACAACAATTAGGCGTAAAAGACAGTAAAAAATTATCTTTAAATCAAATAATAGATCTTTATCATAAAATCGAAAAACTAGGCATAAAACATGAAATAATAGCACTAAAACCATTTAGCTACAATAAACTATATGCTAAATTTAAAAAAGATAAAAAAAACCTAAATCACATGCTAGCATACCTACATTCAAAATGTATAACAAATCTACTAAAACAATTAAATACACATGATGTAGTCATAATAATAGATAAGTTTGATTCAAAAAAGATGAATGAATATCTAAAAATAGATCCAGAAATTAAAGTTATCCAAGAATCTAATGGTGAACGTTACACTCCTGTTGCTACAAGTAGTATTATTGCCAAGTATCATTATGAAAAAATTTTAAAAGAAATAGAAAAAAGATATAATATTAACACTAAAAAAACAAAAATCGAAGATATAGATAAAAATATTCTAGATAAGGTAGCAAAAACACACTTTAAAAACGTGCAAAAATACCTAAAATAA
- the argB gene encoding acetylglutamate kinase: MVEQEQIDISNVLIEALPYIKKFHDKKIMIKYGGHAMVDENAMSSTARDTVLLKYVGMQPMVVHGGGPEISRSMDRMGKEPQFIGGLRVTDEETMDIVKMVLVGKINTEIVSKIGLHGGKSLGISGKDSFLLESSRKGPTQIQHENGEILEVDLGYVGKIDKVNSDLIEHLTSNDYIPVISPIGIDKNGNTLNLNADTVAGSIASEVDAEKLIVLTDVPGLLADPDDPESLIRRARVDELRELIGDGTISGGMIPKIETCINAVENGVKTAHILDGRLNHSILLEIFTKHGIGTMIRE, translated from the coding sequence ATGGTTGAACAAGAACAAATAGATATAAGTAATGTTTTAATTGAAGCACTCCCATACATAAAAAAATTTCATGATAAAAAAATTATGATAAAGTATGGTGGACATGCAATGGTAGATGAAAATGCAATGAGTTCCACAGCACGAGATACAGTACTGCTAAAATATGTTGGAATGCAACCAATGGTAGTACATGGTGGAGGACCTGAAATATCACGTTCAATGGATCGGATGGGAAAAGAACCACAATTTATTGGTGGACTTAGAGTAACAGACGAAGAAACCATGGATATTGTAAAAATGGTACTAGTTGGAAAAATTAACACAGAAATAGTATCAAAAATAGGACTTCATGGAGGAAAAAGTCTTGGAATATCAGGAAAAGATTCATTCCTTCTTGAATCATCACGTAAAGGACCAACACAAATACAACATGAAAATGGTGAAATACTAGAAGTAGACCTTGGATATGTGGGAAAGATTGATAAAGTAAATAGTGATTTAATAGAACATCTTACATCAAATGATTACATACCTGTAATTTCACCTATTGGTATTGATAAAAATGGAAATACACTTAATCTTAATGCTGATACAGTTGCAGGATCTATTGCATCAGAAGTAGATGCAGAAAAACTAATAGTACTAACAGATGTACCAGGACTTCTAGCTGATCCTGATGATCCTGAAAGTCTTATACGTCGTGCTCGTGTTGATGAATTGCGTGAACTTATTGGTGATGGTACAATATCAGGTGGTATGATTCCAAAAATTGAAACATGTATTAATGCTGTTGAAAATGGTGTTAAAACAGCTCATATTCTTGATGGTAGACTTAATCATTCAATACTTCTTGAAATCTTCACAAAACACGGTATAGGAACAATGATACGAGAATAA
- a CDS encoding bifunctional ornithine acetyltransferase/N-acetylglutamate synthase: protein MHNIKLNDGDCYATAYGCDLTYDYVEINAEYTT from the coding sequence ATACACAACATAAAACTTAATGATGGTGATTGTTATGCTACAGCATATGGCTGTGATTTAACATATGATTATGTTGAAATTAATGCTGAATACACAACATAA
- the argJ gene encoding bifunctional ornithine acetyltransferase/N-acetylglutamate synthase, which yields MKLLDNGICSIDSILASGFRDGKYGVSVIYHKDSTAVGVYTQNKVYAAPIDVTRKHLENGKISAIIVNSGNANCYTKEEGLKNAERMAKLTGEVLGIPSDDVAVASTGVIGRQMPMDVIEPVAMESLNSLGNSRENATDAAKAIMTTDTVPKECAVESELVDGTKFKIAGICKGSGMIAPNMGTMLGFITTDLEVPQDELQQLLRDSVKRSFNMVVVDGDQSTNDTVILMSTNEVKGNVDDNFKEALDYVCISLAKQIAKDGEGAKHFIEVTCHNAKCEDDAITIARSIVSSSLVKTAVFGADPNWGRIITAMGYSGVDFDPECVSISIESDDLKADIVVDGCVMTYDNPEILKKAEMIMQHKEIIITVSLNDGDCYATAYGCDLTYDYVEINAEYTT from the coding sequence ATGAAACTTTTAGATAATGGAATTTGTTCAATTGATAGTATACTTGCAAGTGGTTTTCGTGATGGTAAATATGGTGTTAGTGTAATTTATCATAAGGATTCAACAGCTGTAGGTGTTTATACTCAAAATAAGGTGTATGCTGCTCCTATTGATGTTACACGAAAACATTTAGAAAATGGTAAAATTTCAGCTATTATTGTTAATAGTGGTAATGCTAATTGTTATACTAAAGAGGAAGGATTAAAAAATGCTGAGCGTATGGCTAAGTTAACTGGTGAAGTTTTAGGTATACCTTCTGATGATGTTGCTGTTGCTTCTACCGGTGTTATTGGTCGTCAGATGCCTATGGATGTTATTGAACCTGTAGCTATGGAGTCTTTAAATAGTCTTGGTAATAGTCGTGAAAATGCAACTGATGCTGCAAAGGCAATCATGACAACTGATACTGTGCCTAAAGAGTGTGCTGTTGAAAGTGAACTTGTTGATGGTACTAAATTTAAGATTGCTGGTATTTGTAAAGGATCTGGTATGATTGCACCTAATATGGGAACTATGCTTGGATTTATTACAACAGATCTTGAAGTACCACAAGATGAACTACAACAACTACTACGTGATAGTGTTAAACGTTCATTTAATATGGTGGTTGTTGATGGTGATCAAAGTACTAATGATACTGTAATTCTTATGAGTACAAATGAAGTTAAAGGTAATGTTGATGATAACTTTAAAGAAGCACTTGATTATGTATGTATAAGTCTTGCAAAACAAATTGCAAAAGATGGGGAAGGTGCAAAACACTTCATAGAAGTAACATGTCATAATGCAAAATGTGAGGATGATGCAATAACAATAGCACGAAGTATTGTCTCATCAAGTCTTGTTAAAACAGCAGTATTTGGTGCTGATCCTAACTGGGGTCGTATAATAACAGCAATGGGATATTCTGGTGTGGATTTTGATCCGGAATGTGTAAGTATTTCTATTGAATCTGATGATTTAAAAGCTGATATTGTTGTTGATGGATGTGTTATGACATATGATAATCCTGAAATACTAAAGAAAGCTGAGATGATAATGCAACATAAAGAGATAATAATCACAGTAAGTCTTAATGATGGTGATTGTTATGCTACAGCATATGGCTGTGATTTAACATATGATTATGTTGAAATTAATGCTGAATACACAACATAA